CTCAGCTTCGCGCCTGGTGCGTAGGAAGCATTCGCGGGCAGCGCCGGAATTCACTTCACGTGTCAGAGATCGAGGACCAGTCGCGCTGTCTTCGAACGCGAGCAACAAGGCGTAAATTGATCATTTACCGCTTGCTCGTCGGGCGTGAAGAAAACATCTCTATGGTCAGGCACGCCCTCGAGTACACGTGTCACGCACGTGCCACAGACGCCGTGTTCGCATGAAGTCTGTATTTCAACGCCGACCTCTGCGAGCGCCTGCACCACGCTCTGGTCCTTTTCAACAGGGACGACGCGGCCCGAACTCGCGAGTTGCACTTCGAAACGTCCATCGCTTTCCAACGGTATAAGGTCGGCTGAGAAGAACTCATAGTGCAGATGTGCCTCTGGCCAGCCCGCGCCGCGGGCAGCGCTCAATACGGCGTCCATGAAACCCCTTGGGCCGCATACGTAGAGATGCGTGTCTGCTTCGGGGTGTGCGAGCGCTGCCGCAATGTCGTATCCTTGATCTGCCGCTTCATCGTCGAAATGAAACTGCACGTTGCTCGCGTATCGTGAACCGCGAATGCGATCAAAAAATGCCGTGCGCTCGCGTGAGCGCGTGCAGTAGTGCATCTCGAACGGTGCCCCCGTTAACGAAAGACGCTCCGCCATGCATAGGATAGGTGTGACGCCAATACCACCGGCCAACAATAGGCTGCGCTTTGCCGCGTGCGCGAGCTGGAAGTGGTTCCTCGGCGCACTGATTGTCAGGATATCTCCCAACTGCACACGATCATGCATGCCAGCCGAGCCACCGCGCGTCCTGGGGTCTCGCAGCACGGAGATCAAATAGCGGTGACTCTCCGACGAGTCGTTGCATAGCGAATACTGCCGGGTCATTCCTGCTGGCGTGCAGACATCGATGTGCGAACCTGCGGAGAATGCCGGTAACGGTTTGCCGTCCAGCGCGACCAACTCGAAACTGCAGATGTCGACGGCCTCCACGGCTTTGGCAGCAACA
The DNA window shown above is from Paraburkholderia sp. BL10I2N1 and carries:
- a CDS encoding PDR/VanB family oxidoreductase, whose translation is MDGLKVRVAAKAVEAVDICSFELVALDGKPLPAFSAGSHIDVCTPAGMTRQYSLCNDSSESHRYLISVLRDPRTRGGSAGMHDRVQLGDILTISAPRNHFQLAHAAKRSLLLAGGIGVTPILCMAERLSLTGAPFEMHYCTRSRERTAFFDRIRGSRYASNVQFHFDDEAADQGYDIAAALAHPEADTHLYVCGPRGFMDAVLSAARGAGWPEAHLHYEFFSADLIPLESDGRFEVQLASSGRVVPVEKDQSVVQALAEVGVEIQTSCEHGVCGTCVTRVLEGVPDHRDVFFTPDEQAVNDQFTPCCSRSKTARLVLDL